Proteins encoded in a region of the Bacteroidota bacterium genome:
- a CDS encoding DUF1599 domain-containing protein, translating to MSKTIAQYESIIKICKDIFTKKAKDYGTAWRVLRTSSITDQIFIKAQRIRTIEEKGSQKVDEGVRSEYIGIVNYSVIGLMQLDLKNDSRTEIPIEEVSTLFDKYANQAKHLMQDKNHDYGEAWRDMRISSLTDLLLMKILRIKQIEDNKGKTIISEGIDANYLDMINYAVFALIRIEEGMN from the coding sequence ATGAGTAAAACAATAGCACAATACGAGTCAATTATAAAGATTTGTAAGGACATTTTTACCAAAAAAGCAAAAGATTATGGAACAGCCTGGCGTGTTTTGCGTACCAGTTCCATAACCGACCAGATCTTTATAAAAGCTCAACGTATACGTACCATTGAGGAAAAAGGCAGTCAAAAGGTGGATGAGGGTGTTCGCTCGGAGTACATAGGGATTGTAAATTATTCGGTCATAGGTCTTATGCAGTTGGACCTGAAAAATGATTCCCGCACGGAGATACCTATTGAAGAAGTTAGCACACTTTTTGATAAATACGCGAACCAGGCAAAACACTTAATGCAGGATAAGAACCATGATTATGGAGAAGCGTGGCGGGATATGCGCATCAGTTCTTTAACGGATTTGCTGCTCATGAAAATATTGCGCATCAAACAAATTGAGGATAATAAAGGCAAAACAATCATTTCTGAAGGAATCGATGCAAATTACCTGGATATGATAAACTATGCTGTTTTCGCTTTGATACGTATTGAAGAAGGTATGAATTAA
- a CDS encoding DoxX family protein, with translation MRILANISRVLVGALFIFSGFIKANDPLGFGYKLQEYFEVFNMHWMVPVALFLAIFICIFEVVVGFALLIGARLKLVLWLLSLMMVFFTFLTFYSAYYNKVTSCGCFGDAIPLTPWQSFYKDIVLSVLTLILIIGRSHINPLFGPRFENIVLGIFTLAAIAFPLYTSTHLPIIDFRPYKIGTNLYKALHPKEKFFYMLKNKKTGEQKEFESWPPDWDKEYDYVSNRTEPLDKTIKPITGFSIQNDSGEEHADEFLTLRGYSFILVEYDLDRSDRSIQGAINDFAELCKKDSVSFIALTASAPEKIAAFKKEVNAVYDFYRNPDEVPLKTMVRSNPGLVMIKDSVVTAMWPHTAFPSYNDVKVKYFSR, from the coding sequence ATGAGAATTTTAGCAAACATTTCCCGTGTTTTAGTAGGAGCGCTTTTCATTTTCTCCGGCTTCATTAAAGCCAACGATCCATTGGGTTTTGGTTATAAATTACAGGAATATTTTGAGGTATTCAACATGCACTGGATGGTACCAGTGGCATTATTCCTCGCCATTTTTATCTGCATTTTTGAAGTTGTTGTAGGTTTTGCGTTGTTGATCGGTGCCAGGCTAAAGCTGGTTTTATGGCTGCTCTCGCTGATGATGGTGTTCTTTACATTTTTAACATTTTATTCGGCCTATTACAACAAGGTAACTTCTTGCGGCTGCTTTGGTGATGCAATTCCGTTAACGCCATGGCAGTCTTTCTACAAAGATATCGTGTTGAGTGTACTCACCTTAATATTAATTATTGGTCGTTCACACATCAATCCTTTATTTGGTCCGCGTTTTGAAAACATTGTTCTCGGTATTTTTACTCTTGCCGCCATCGCCTTTCCTTTGTATACGAGCACTCATTTACCTATAATTGATTTTCGTCCGTATAAGATCGGTACCAATCTTTACAAAGCGCTGCACCCTAAGGAAAAATTCTTTTATATGCTGAAGAATAAAAAAACGGGCGAGCAAAAAGAATTTGAAAGCTGGCCTCCTGATTGGGACAAAGAATATGATTATGTGTCGAACAGGACAGAGCCGCTTGATAAGACGATCAAACCTATTACGGGCTTTTCAATTCAGAATGACAGCGGAGAGGAACATGCCGATGAATTTTTAACATTGAGGGGGTATTCGTTTATTTTAGTGGAATATGATCTCGACAGATCGGACAGATCAATCCAGGGTGCGATCAATGATTTTGCGGAATTATGCAAAAAGGATAGCGTATCATTTATAGCGCTTACAGCTTCTGCTCCGGAAAAGATAGCAGCCTTTAAAAAGGAAGTCAATGCTGTATATGATTTCTACAGGAATCCGGATGAGGTTCCTTTAAAAACAATGGTACGTTCCAATCCGGGACTTGTAATGATAAAGGATAGTGTTGTAACTGCGATGTGGCCGCATACCGCGTTTCCATCTTATAATGATGTTAAAGTAAAATATTTTAGCAGGTAG